Proteins co-encoded in one Bombus pyrosoma isolate SC7728 linkage group LG4, ASM1482585v1, whole genome shotgun sequence genomic window:
- the LOC122566568 gene encoding uncharacterized protein LOC122566568 — MGINPMKWKTRNVLYTILTLFIFYVLFVYKKKHHVLFEGIIKNSNPVHVWEFVADFSNMKKLNPTIEDFNIIAESGNYDHWKYSVEYTEHLSHIPIIRNIAHGHYTIREDNNGYLITSKHQTCFFSKFGCLESISQFRFDRDGATDTKCIETVQYECPIAFSPLCYREVMYQREEIMKRLKLKFSEAKN; from the exons atggGTATCAATCCAATGAAGTGGAAAACCAGAAATGTACTGTATACTATTTTAAcactttttatcttttatgtaCTCTTTGTGTATAAGAAAAAACATCATGTACTGTTCgaaggaataataaaaaattcaaatcctGTGCATGTATGGGAATTCGTAGCGGATTTtagtaatatgaaaaaattaaatccaaCAAT agaagattttaatattatcgcAGAAAGCGGCAATTACGATCATTGGAAATATTCGGTCGAATATACTGAACATTTGAGTCATATACCAATTATTCGAAACATAGCGCATGGACATTACACCATACGTGAAGATAATAATGGTTACTTGATTACTTCGAAACATCAAACGTGTTTCTTCTCCAAATTTGGATGCT TGGAGTCGATCTCGCAATTCAGATTCGATCGAGATGGTGCAACAGATACAAAGTGTATCGAAACCGTACAATATGAATGTCCAATTGCATTTTCACCGTTATGTTACAGAGAAGTTATGTATCAACGagaagaaattatgaaaaggttgaaattaaaattctcagaggctaaaaattaa
- the LOC122566644 gene encoding eukaryotic translation initiation factor 4E type 2-like has product MSNKFEASTCRLKANEDNGNDETQSKDNKKTEKDLLPSIEISPNEHKLQYAYALWYSRRSPGKQSSIQSYDQNLKLVGRFASVEQFWSLYSHLVRPSELTTSTDFHLFKVGIKPMWEDEANQKGGKWIVRLRKGLVSRCWENLVLAMLGEQFMVGEEICGAVVSIRFQVWKT; this is encoded by the exons ATGTCTAATAAATTTGAGGC TAGTACTTGCAGGTTAAAAGCTAATGAAGACAATGGGAATGATGAAACACAAtcaaaagataataaaaaaactgAAAAAGATTTACTA cctTCTATAGAAATTAGTCCAAATGAgcataaattacaatatgCATATGCGTTATGGTATAGTCGACGCAGTCCTGGTAAACAATCAAGTATACAAAGTTACGaccaaaatttaaaattggtTGGTAGGTTTGCAAGCGTGGAGCAGTTTTGGAGTCTTTACAGTCATTTAGTCCGGCCATCAGAGTTAACAACATCTACagattttcatcttttcaaAGTTGGCATAAAACCAATGTGGGAA GATGAGGCAAATCAGAAAGGTGGTAAATGGATAGTACGATTAAGAAAGGGTTTAGTTTCTAGATGTTGGGAAAATCTTGTATTAGCTATGTTAGGAGAACAATTTATGGTTGGAGAAGAGATATGTGGAGCTGTTGTATCTATAAGGTTTCAGGTatg GAAGACATAA
- the LOC122566567 gene encoding motile sperm domain-containing protein 1-like isoform X1: MQSQLVTTPRKLPVFVFPQSITFFLDDQSTHKQVLTLYNPYDFPIRFKVLCTAPNKYKVVEPEGTIKARYCIDIVVRHTALVFSNCNVVDKFRIQMQEHPTKQAIGQRDVEAKLLPGTTEAAGRSTPDPEMFQQLPINETRQQQSYALIAQNKAIDKYTLKPPRSKHDLFRGNIQNKNTEIYLSSDMNYVMDKGGTNYVALIAGIICIVGLLLPTEGEQNNRVPDYLHLSVNFKLIFSFVLGMVTIIILRL; the protein is encoded by the exons atgcAGTCCCAATTAGTTACAACTCCACGAAAACTACCAGTGTTTGTATTTCCTCAAAGTAtcactttttttttagacGATCAGTCTACTCACAAACAAGTCTTAACTTTGTATAACCCATATGATTTTCCAATAAGATTTAAAg TATTATGTACTGCaccaaataaatataaagttgttgAGCCTGAAGGAACAATAAAAGCAAGATATTGTATTGATATTGTTGTCAGACATACAGCACTTGTGTTTAGTAATTGTAATGTTGTTGATAAATTTAGAATACAAATGCAAGAACATCCAACTAAACAG GCCATAGGACAAAGAGATGTTGAAGCTAAATTACTTCCTGGCACAACAGAAGCAGCTGGAAGATCTACACCAGATCCTGAAATGTTTCAACAGCTTCCCATAAATGAAACCAGGCAGCAACAATCATATGCTCTTATAGCTCAAAATAAAGCCATTGATA AATACACACTGAAACCACCAAGATCAAAACATGATTTATTTCgtggaaatattcaaaataagaaCACAGAAATTTACTTATCTTCAGATATGAATTATGTTATGGATAAAG gaGGGACAAATTATGTAGCACTGATTGCTGGAATCATTTGCATAGTTGGATTGCTCTTACCTACAGAAGGAGAGCAGAATAATAGAGTGCCTGATTATCTTCATCTCTCCGTaaactttaaattaatattttcatttgtattgG GTATggttacaattattattttaaggTTGTAA
- the LOC122566567 gene encoding motile sperm domain-containing protein 1-like isoform X2: protein MQSQLVTTPRKLPVFVFPQSITFFLDDQSTHKQVLTLYNPYDFPIRFKVLCTAPNKYKVVEPEGTIKARYCIDIVVRHTALVFSNCNVVDKFRIQMQEHPTKQAIGQRDVEAKLLPGTTEAAGRSTPDPEMFQQLPINETRQQQSYALIAQNKAIDRGTNYVALIAGIICIVGLLLPTEGEQNNRVPDYLHLSVNFKLIFSFVLGMVTIIILRL, encoded by the exons atgcAGTCCCAATTAGTTACAACTCCACGAAAACTACCAGTGTTTGTATTTCCTCAAAGTAtcactttttttttagacGATCAGTCTACTCACAAACAAGTCTTAACTTTGTATAACCCATATGATTTTCCAATAAGATTTAAAg TATTATGTACTGCaccaaataaatataaagttgttgAGCCTGAAGGAACAATAAAAGCAAGATATTGTATTGATATTGTTGTCAGACATACAGCACTTGTGTTTAGTAATTGTAATGTTGTTGATAAATTTAGAATACAAATGCAAGAACATCCAACTAAACAG GCCATAGGACAAAGAGATGTTGAAGCTAAATTACTTCCTGGCACAACAGAAGCAGCTGGAAGATCTACACCAGATCCTGAAATGTTTCAACAGCTTCCCATAAATGAAACCAGGCAGCAACAATCATATGCTCTTATAGCTCAAAATAAAGCCATTGATA gaGGGACAAATTATGTAGCACTGATTGCTGGAATCATTTGCATAGTTGGATTGCTCTTACCTACAGAAGGAGAGCAGAATAATAGAGTGCCTGATTATCTTCATCTCTCCGTaaactttaaattaatattttcatttgtattgG GTATggttacaattattattttaaggTTGTAA
- the LOC122566561 gene encoding peptidyl-prolyl cis-trans isomerase cyp11 isoform X1: protein MEYTKEETMVNVNPRVFFDIEVGGLPMGRVVFELFADICPMTCENFRALCTGEKGLGKTTGKQLHYKGIVFHRVVKDFMIQGGDFSVGNGTGGESIYGGTFADENFVIRHNKSFLLSMANRGRDTNGSQFFITTQPAPHLDNVHVVFGEVVSGQEIVTHIEGLPVDRMSRPLQDAKVVNCGELVLKVKNKTKKRETKDSSSSDSDSDSYAEKPKKKKKAKKNKKRAKSEDGEIHDSNEDDLGQPHPLVSVTKIDPDEIPEVPANKFLYRAGPTNNANQKEFRQHYGRDRVRSHRKTGRIFKGRGIFRYHTPSRSRSRSVTPPHWKQAQNRTIKLHEFQKLEKERLKKEEELKKREADRIKKFTENPDEDNQVVDKFDVEAHISEELENKENDQSDEKKSASKNADQDQDNLNASIDVNDAMTKDKVDGKHKNEKIIKRDLHRSYGDRSSRRESRDRSKRRGSGRSRSRDRRRSRDRDYDRRNSRDRRNRRNYYPRRRDSYRINRPGRDNYRYYDRRNDYRRTNNSNSNYDTDMNSSRYDKNRRKSDNTLDSNSQPKFKRRSRSTSSSSQHSKD, encoded by the exons ATG gagtatacaaaagaagaaaccaTGGTTAATGTTAATCCCAGAGTGTTCTTTGATATAGAGGTGGGCGGTCTCCCAATGGGTCGAGTGGTATTTGAACTCTTTGCAGACATTTGTCCAATGACATGTGAAAATTTTCGTGCCCTATGTACTGGAGAGAAAGGACTTGGAAAAACAACTGGCAAACAATTGCATTATAAAGGAATTGTTTTTCATAGAGTAGTTAAAGATTTTATGATTCAAGGTGGTGATTTTTCAGTAGGTAATGGAACTGGAGGAGAGTCAATTTATGGTGGAACATTTGCAg atgaaaattttgttataagacataataaatcatttttattatctatggCAAATCGTGGTAGAGACACAAATGGTTCACAATTTTTTAT TACAACACAACCAGCGCCTCACCTCGACaa TGTCCATGTGGTTTTTGGAGAAGTAGTATCGGGCCAGGAAATTGTTACGCATATTGAGGGACTTCCAGTAGACCGCATGTCTCGTCCGTTACAAGATGCGAAGGTTGTAAATTGTGGAGAACTTGTACTGAAagtcaaaaataaaa CAAAGAAACGTGAAACAAAGGATAGCAGTTCGTCTGATTCTGATTCTGATTCATATGCAGAGAAAcctaaaaagaagaaaaaggcgaAGAAAAA TAAAAAAAGAGCAAAATCAGAGGATGGTGAAATTCATGATTCAAATGAAGACGACCTTGGACAACCTCATCCTCTTGTTTCGGTTACAAAAATCGATCCTGATGAAATTCCTGAAGTACcagcaaataaatttttatatagagcAGGACCTACAAATAATGCAAATCAGAAAGAATTTAGGCAACACTACGGGAGAGACCGGGTACGATCACATAGAAAAACTGGTCGCATATTTAAAGGAAGAGGAATATTT cGATATCATACGCCTTCACGTAGCCGTTCGAGAAGTGTCACACCACCTCATTGGAAACAAGCTCAAAATCGTACTATTAAGTTACATGAATTTCAG aaATTAGAGAAAGAACGCttaaagaaagaggaggaatTAAAGAAGCGCGAAGCCGAtaggattaaaaaatttactgaAAATCCTGATGAAGATAACCAAGTAGTGGACAAATTTGATGTCGAAGCACATATATctgaagaattagaaaataaagaaaatgatcAGTCAGATGAAAAAAAGAGTGCCAGTAAAAACGCGGACCAGGATCAAGATAACTTAAATGCTAGTATAGATGTGAACGATGCTATGACAAAAGACAAAGTAGATGggaaacataaaaatgaaaagataattaaacgcGATTTACATCGATCGTACGGTGATAGATCGTCACGGCGAGAATCGCGCGATAGAAGCAAAAGGCGTGGAAGTGGTCGGTCCAGATCGCGAGATCGACGGAGATCTCGAGATAGAGATTATGACCGTAGAAATAGTCGTGacagaagaaatagaagaaactaTTATCCTCGAAGACGAGATTCATATAGGATTAACAGGCCTGGCAGAgataattatagatattacGATAGACGCAATGATTATAGAAGAACAAACAATTCTAATTCTAACTACGATACGGATATGAATTCATCCCGTTAtgataaaaatcgaagaaaaagtgATAATACCTTAGACTCTAACAGTCAACCAAAATTTAAACGCCGCTCACGTTCAACTAGTTCTAGTAGTCAGCACTCCAAAGactaa
- the LOC122566561 gene encoding peptidyl-prolyl cis-trans isomerase cyp11 isoform X2, protein MVNVNPRVFFDIEVGGLPMGRVVFELFADICPMTCENFRALCTGEKGLGKTTGKQLHYKGIVFHRVVKDFMIQGGDFSVGNGTGGESIYGGTFADENFVIRHNKSFLLSMANRGRDTNGSQFFITTQPAPHLDNVHVVFGEVVSGQEIVTHIEGLPVDRMSRPLQDAKVVNCGELVLKVKNKTKKRETKDSSSSDSDSDSYAEKPKKKKKAKKNKKRAKSEDGEIHDSNEDDLGQPHPLVSVTKIDPDEIPEVPANKFLYRAGPTNNANQKEFRQHYGRDRVRSHRKTGRIFKGRGIFRYHTPSRSRSRSVTPPHWKQAQNRTIKLHEFQKLEKERLKKEEELKKREADRIKKFTENPDEDNQVVDKFDVEAHISEELENKENDQSDEKKSASKNADQDQDNLNASIDVNDAMTKDKVDGKHKNEKIIKRDLHRSYGDRSSRRESRDRSKRRGSGRSRSRDRRRSRDRDYDRRNSRDRRNRRNYYPRRRDSYRINRPGRDNYRYYDRRNDYRRTNNSNSNYDTDMNSSRYDKNRRKSDNTLDSNSQPKFKRRSRSTSSSSQHSKD, encoded by the exons aTGGTTAATGTTAATCCCAGAGTGTTCTTTGATATAGAGGTGGGCGGTCTCCCAATGGGTCGAGTGGTATTTGAACTCTTTGCAGACATTTGTCCAATGACATGTGAAAATTTTCGTGCCCTATGTACTGGAGAGAAAGGACTTGGAAAAACAACTGGCAAACAATTGCATTATAAAGGAATTGTTTTTCATAGAGTAGTTAAAGATTTTATGATTCAAGGTGGTGATTTTTCAGTAGGTAATGGAACTGGAGGAGAGTCAATTTATGGTGGAACATTTGCAg atgaaaattttgttataagacataataaatcatttttattatctatggCAAATCGTGGTAGAGACACAAATGGTTCACAATTTTTTAT TACAACACAACCAGCGCCTCACCTCGACaa TGTCCATGTGGTTTTTGGAGAAGTAGTATCGGGCCAGGAAATTGTTACGCATATTGAGGGACTTCCAGTAGACCGCATGTCTCGTCCGTTACAAGATGCGAAGGTTGTAAATTGTGGAGAACTTGTACTGAAagtcaaaaataaaa CAAAGAAACGTGAAACAAAGGATAGCAGTTCGTCTGATTCTGATTCTGATTCATATGCAGAGAAAcctaaaaagaagaaaaaggcgaAGAAAAA TAAAAAAAGAGCAAAATCAGAGGATGGTGAAATTCATGATTCAAATGAAGACGACCTTGGACAACCTCATCCTCTTGTTTCGGTTACAAAAATCGATCCTGATGAAATTCCTGAAGTACcagcaaataaatttttatatagagcAGGACCTACAAATAATGCAAATCAGAAAGAATTTAGGCAACACTACGGGAGAGACCGGGTACGATCACATAGAAAAACTGGTCGCATATTTAAAGGAAGAGGAATATTT cGATATCATACGCCTTCACGTAGCCGTTCGAGAAGTGTCACACCACCTCATTGGAAACAAGCTCAAAATCGTACTATTAAGTTACATGAATTTCAG aaATTAGAGAAAGAACGCttaaagaaagaggaggaatTAAAGAAGCGCGAAGCCGAtaggattaaaaaatttactgaAAATCCTGATGAAGATAACCAAGTAGTGGACAAATTTGATGTCGAAGCACATATATctgaagaattagaaaataaagaaaatgatcAGTCAGATGAAAAAAAGAGTGCCAGTAAAAACGCGGACCAGGATCAAGATAACTTAAATGCTAGTATAGATGTGAACGATGCTATGACAAAAGACAAAGTAGATGggaaacataaaaatgaaaagataattaaacgcGATTTACATCGATCGTACGGTGATAGATCGTCACGGCGAGAATCGCGCGATAGAAGCAAAAGGCGTGGAAGTGGTCGGTCCAGATCGCGAGATCGACGGAGATCTCGAGATAGAGATTATGACCGTAGAAATAGTCGTGacagaagaaatagaagaaactaTTATCCTCGAAGACGAGATTCATATAGGATTAACAGGCCTGGCAGAgataattatagatattacGATAGACGCAATGATTATAGAAGAACAAACAATTCTAATTCTAACTACGATACGGATATGAATTCATCCCGTTAtgataaaaatcgaagaaaaagtgATAATACCTTAGACTCTAACAGTCAACCAAAATTTAAACGCCGCTCACGTTCAACTAGTTCTAGTAGTCAGCACTCCAAAGactaa
- the LOC122566561 gene encoding peptidyl-prolyl cis-trans isomerase G isoform X3, translating to MKAGSFCSSLIPLIIFCCCSTTQPAPHLDNVHVVFGEVVSGQEIVTHIEGLPVDRMSRPLQDAKVVNCGELVLKVKNKTKKRETKDSSSSDSDSDSYAEKPKKKKKAKKNKKRAKSEDGEIHDSNEDDLGQPHPLVSVTKIDPDEIPEVPANKFLYRAGPTNNANQKEFRQHYGRDRVRSHRKTGRIFKGRGIFRYHTPSRSRSRSVTPPHWKQAQNRTIKLHEFQKLEKERLKKEEELKKREADRIKKFTENPDEDNQVVDKFDVEAHISEELENKENDQSDEKKSASKNADQDQDNLNASIDVNDAMTKDKVDGKHKNEKIIKRDLHRSYGDRSSRRESRDRSKRRGSGRSRSRDRRRSRDRDYDRRNSRDRRNRRNYYPRRRDSYRINRPGRDNYRYYDRRNDYRRTNNSNSNYDTDMNSSRYDKNRRKSDNTLDSNSQPKFKRRSRSTSSSSQHSKD from the exons ATGAAAGCTGGCTCTTTCTGTTCATCTCTCATCCCCTTAATCATATTTTGTTGTTGTAGTACAACACAACCAGCGCCTCACCTCGACaa TGTCCATGTGGTTTTTGGAGAAGTAGTATCGGGCCAGGAAATTGTTACGCATATTGAGGGACTTCCAGTAGACCGCATGTCTCGTCCGTTACAAGATGCGAAGGTTGTAAATTGTGGAGAACTTGTACTGAAagtcaaaaataaaa CAAAGAAACGTGAAACAAAGGATAGCAGTTCGTCTGATTCTGATTCTGATTCATATGCAGAGAAAcctaaaaagaagaaaaaggcgaAGAAAAA TAAAAAAAGAGCAAAATCAGAGGATGGTGAAATTCATGATTCAAATGAAGACGACCTTGGACAACCTCATCCTCTTGTTTCGGTTACAAAAATCGATCCTGATGAAATTCCTGAAGTACcagcaaataaatttttatatagagcAGGACCTACAAATAATGCAAATCAGAAAGAATTTAGGCAACACTACGGGAGAGACCGGGTACGATCACATAGAAAAACTGGTCGCATATTTAAAGGAAGAGGAATATTT cGATATCATACGCCTTCACGTAGCCGTTCGAGAAGTGTCACACCACCTCATTGGAAACAAGCTCAAAATCGTACTATTAAGTTACATGAATTTCAG aaATTAGAGAAAGAACGCttaaagaaagaggaggaatTAAAGAAGCGCGAAGCCGAtaggattaaaaaatttactgaAAATCCTGATGAAGATAACCAAGTAGTGGACAAATTTGATGTCGAAGCACATATATctgaagaattagaaaataaagaaaatgatcAGTCAGATGAAAAAAAGAGTGCCAGTAAAAACGCGGACCAGGATCAAGATAACTTAAATGCTAGTATAGATGTGAACGATGCTATGACAAAAGACAAAGTAGATGggaaacataaaaatgaaaagataattaaacgcGATTTACATCGATCGTACGGTGATAGATCGTCACGGCGAGAATCGCGCGATAGAAGCAAAAGGCGTGGAAGTGGTCGGTCCAGATCGCGAGATCGACGGAGATCTCGAGATAGAGATTATGACCGTAGAAATAGTCGTGacagaagaaatagaagaaactaTTATCCTCGAAGACGAGATTCATATAGGATTAACAGGCCTGGCAGAgataattatagatattacGATAGACGCAATGATTATAGAAGAACAAACAATTCTAATTCTAACTACGATACGGATATGAATTCATCCCGTTAtgataaaaatcgaagaaaaagtgATAATACCTTAGACTCTAACAGTCAACCAAAATTTAAACGCCGCTCACGTTCAACTAGTTCTAGTAGTCAGCACTCCAAAGactaa
- the LOC122566560 gene encoding maternal embryonic leucine zipper kinase-like yields MVRYAALKGLYDLEKTIGSGGFAKVKLATHIATGEKVAIKIMDKTSLGDDLPRVKLEVQALKTLLHQHICRLYQVIETESHYFMIIEYCSGGELFDHIVEKNRLSETESRKFFRQIVSAVAYLHSLGYAHRDLKPENVLLDREENLKLIDFGLCAKPKNGIDSHLQTSCGSPTYAAPELILGKKYLGSEVDIWSMGVLLYALLCGFLPFDDNSIENLYRKILSGKYDEPCWLSNSSRRLIRAMLQTDPKKRITIQELCNHPWVTAGFLNPVSFVHKTNFEKDGDVLSTMSAICGEHPSDIWRKLMKSDRTDYKTATYLLLLDRKLRGLSLRISSSAKSHLKSECEEGSNGIITKLDCSPRSKSVRSPVTDTIFKSLPKTPETTNDFMEPHLPGRKRLRSKEGDDVYSPVPAKRIAEKDRLLSTPTNTPVLDSRGSQSSTPGSARKVIMGLERGLNRVRCVLTPKRRVKNESTDPDQPNVLSGKGLCNVSSTSSDDPKYVLSQLRRALRRKGIMCHQKGFILQGETEDSTEDYKDTMRPFSSRNACSFELEVCLLEGVSNEKLVGIRRKRLKGDAWVYKRVCEEVLALAAEDLSTEPEGSTESKCPI; encoded by the exons ATGGTACGATATGCTGCACTTAAAGGCTTGTACGATTTGGAAAAGACCATCGGTAGCGGAGGTTTTGCTAAAGTTAAACTTGCCACGCATATTGCAACCGGCGAAAAAGTTGCTATCAAAATAATGGACAAAACATCATTGGGT GATGACTTGCCAAGGGTTAAACTAGAAGTCCAGGCATTAAAAACTTTATTACATCAACACATTTGTCGATTGTATCAAGTTATAGAGACAGAAAGtcattattttatgataatagaATACTGTTCAGGAGGAGAATTATTCGATCATAttg ttgAAAAAAATAGGCTTTCTGAAACAGAATCGAGAAAATTTTTTCGTCAAATTGTATCTGCAGTAGCGTATTTGCATAGTTTAGGATATGCTCATCGTGACTTGAAACCA GAGAATGTCTTGTTAGATAGAGAAGAGAATTTAAAGCTCATAGATTTTGGATTATGTGCAAAACCAAAAAATGGGATAGATTCACATTTACAAACATCCTGTGGCTCTCCAACTTATGCAGCACCAGAACTTATAttaggaaagaaatatttag GTTCAGAAGTAGATATATGGAGTATGGGAGTCCTTCTTTATGCACTACTTTGTGGCTTTTTGCCTTTTGATGATAACAGTATAGAGAATTTATACAGGAAGATCCTT agtGGTAAATATGATGAACCATGCTGGTTATCAAACAGTAGTAGGAGATTGATACGAGCAATGCTACAAACAGAtccaaaaaaaagaattactattCAAGAACTGTGCAATCACCCTTGGGTTACAGCAGGATTTCTTAATCCCGTTTCATTTGTTCATAAAactaat TTTGAAAAGGATGGTGATGTACTAAGTACTATGTCTGCAATATGTGGTGAACATCCTTCAGATATATGGAGAAAACTTATGAAAAGTGATAGAACTGATTATAAAACTGCAACATATCTCTTACTTTTGGATAGGAAACTTCGTGGACTATCACTTCGAATATCATCTTCTGCAAAATCTCATCTTAAATCTGAG TGTGAGGAAGGAAGTAATGGTATTATAACTAAACTTGATTGCTCTCCAAGAAGCAAATCTGTTAGATCACCAGTAACAGATACTATTTTCAAAAGTTTGCCAAAAACGCCCGAGACTA CTAACGATTTCATGGAACCACATTTGCCTGGTAGGAAACGACTTCGAAGTAAGGAAGGAGATGATGTATATTCTCCTG TTCCAGCAAAGAGAATTGCAGAAAAAGATAGGCTTCTTTCTACTCCTACTAATACTCCAGTGTTGGACTCAAG ggGGTCACAGTCGTCTACACCGGGAAGTGCAAGAAAAGTAATAATGGGCTTGGAACGTGGTTTGAATCGTGTACGATGCGTCCTTACGCCAAAGAGACGCGTGAAGAACGAAAGTACTGATCCTGATCAACCTAATGTACTTTCCGGAAAG GGTCTTTGTAATGTATCGTCAACGTCCAGTGATGACCCTAAATATGTTCTTTCACAATTACGTCGTGCTCTTCGTCGTAAAGGAATTATGTGTCATCAAAAAGG GTTCATTCTACAAGGAGAAACGGAAGATTCTACAGAAGATTATAAAGACACGATGCGACCATTCTCATCCAGGAATGCTTGTTCTTTCGAATTAGAAGTTTGTTTATTAGAGGGTGTTTCAAATGAGAAATTAGTCGGTATTCGAAGAAAACGTTTAAAGGGTGATGCATGGGTTTATAAACGGGTGTGCGAAGAAGTTCTCGCTCTGGCAGCTGAAGATCTTTCTACGGAACCAGAAGGTTCGACAGAATCAAAATGTCCTATATAA